One stretch of Oncorhynchus clarkii lewisi isolate Uvic-CL-2024 chromosome 1, UVic_Ocla_1.0, whole genome shotgun sequence DNA includes these proteins:
- the LOC139416493 gene encoding alpha-1,3-mannosyl-glycoprotein 4-beta-N-acetylglucosaminyltransferase C-like, whose protein sequence is MRLVWKSLDKMRCFRKRSTIPFLGVLITCLLFFNLYMEDGYVLEAGKRQLMHPSNSERYVHNFRDLTNFSGTINVTYRYLAGNPLPRKKYLTIGLSSVKRKKGNYLMETIKSIFDQSSYEELKEIVVVVHLADFDLAWCEKLVQDISRKFAHHIIAGRLLVIHAPEEYYPSLDGLKRNYDDPEDRVRFRSKQNVDYAFLLNFCTNLSDFYMMLEDDVLCSRNFLTSLKKVVTSKEGSYWVMLEFSKLGYIGKLYQSRDLPRLVHFLLMFYQEMPCDWLLIHFRGLLAQKNVIRFKPSLFQHMGYYSSYKGAENKLKDDDFEEDSIDIPDNPPASLYTNINVFENYDATKAYSSVDEYFWGKPPSTGDFFVIVFNKSTKISKIKILTGTDDRQNDILHHGALEVGEKLVGTKRGRQCSSYITLGEFKNGNIDVQDVDHKIAFDIQCVRIVVTASQNEWLIIRKISLWTT, encoded by the exons ATGAGGCTGGTGTGGAAGTCCCTGGACAAGATGAGGTGTTTCCGTAAACGCTCCACCATCCCCTTCCTGGGGGTCCTGATCACATGTCTTCTGTTCTTCAACCTGTATATGGAGGATGGATACGTCTTG GAGGCGGGTAAAAGACAGCTGATGCATCCTTCAAACTCTGAGAGATATGTTCACAACTTTAGAGACCTCACAAATTTCTCTGGAACCATAAACGTCACATACCGTTACCTCGCTGGGAATCCACTGCCCCGGAAAA AATATCTAACCATTGGGTTGTCATCTGTGAAAAGAAAAAAAGGGAATTACCTCATGGAGACGATCAAATCCATTTTTGACCAGTCCAGTTATGAGGAACTGAAAGAGATTGTGGTGGTGGTTCACCTGGCAGACTTTGACCTGGCCTGGTGTGAAAAGCTGGTGCAGGACATCTCCAGGAAGTTTGCGCACCACATCATCGCTGGGCGTCTCCTAGTGATCCATGCCCCTGAAGAGTACTACCCATCACTCGATGGGCTGAAAAGGAACTATGACGACCCAGAGGACAGGGTACGCTTCCGCTCCAAGCAGAACGTGGACTACGCCTTCCTCCTCAACTTCTGCACCAACCTCTCAGATTTTTACATGATGCTGGAAGACGATGTGCTCTGCTCAAGGAACTTCCTGACATCCCTGAAGAAGGTGGTCACCTCCAAGGAAGGCTCCTACTGGGTGATGCTGGAATTCTCCAAGCTTGGCTACATAGGGAAGCTCTACCAATCAAGAGACCTGCCGCGCCTGGTCCACTTCCTGCTCATGTTCTACCAGGAGATGCCTTGCGACTGGCTCCTTATTCACTTCCGGGGCCTGTTGGCCCAGAAAAATGTGATCCGCTTCAAGCCCTCTCTGTTCCAGCACATGGGCTACTACTCCTCATATAAGGGAGCAGAGAACAAGTTGAAGGATGATGACTTTGAAGAGGACTCTATTGATATCCCTGACAACCCTCCTGCCAGCCTGTACACAAACATTAATGTATTTGAAAACTATGACGCCACCAAGGCTTATAGCAGTGTGGACGAATACTTTTGGGGGAAACCCCCCTCTACCGGAGACTTCTTTGTCATAGTATTTAACAAATCAACTAAAATAAGCAAAATCAAAATCTTGACAGGAACGGACGATCGTCAGAATGATATCCTGCACCATGGAGCTCTGGAAGTAGGAGAGAAGCTGGTGGGGACAAAGAGAGGAAGGCAGTGTTCTTCCTACATCACGTTAGGGGAGTTTAAAAATGGCAACATTGACGTTCAAGACGTGGACCACAAGATTGCCTTTGACATCCAGTGTGTTCGTATTGTGGTGACTGCCAGTCAGAATGAATGGCTGATTATTAGGAAAATAAGTCTGTGGACGACATAG